GGCCCCGCTCCAACAAGAAATACTTTTCCGGTTACATCGCTCATCGCACCGATGCGATGATCGCAGCCGCGCCGTTCGCGATCAAGGCCTCCGCCGCTTGGATGCCGAGCGATTCCGCTTCGTCGGCGATTCCCCGCTCCGTAGTCCGCAGTACCTTCTCGCCGTCGGGAGTGCACACGCAGGCCGTCAATTCGAGTTCGCCGCCGTTCAGACGCGCCAATGCCCCCAACGGAACCTGGCACCCGCCTTCAAGCGTTGCCAGACACGCGCGTTCCGCGCGCACTTCCGCAAGGGTCTGCGAATCCGTCAACCGTTGCAGCAATGCCAACGTCTTGGCGTCATCGGCGCGCGCTTCAATACCGAGCGCCCCTTGCGCCGGCGCGGGAATCATGACGTCGACATCGAGCGCGTAGAGCACGGCATGGCCCAGCGCGAGGCGGTTCAATCCGGCGCACGCGAGCACGGCCGCGTCAACGGCGCCCTCCTCCACGCGGCGCAGCCGCGTTTCCACGTTGCCGCGAATGGGCACGATTTCGAGATCGGAACGGTATGCGCGTAGTTGCGCGCCGCGCCGCAGGCTCGATGTGCCTACGCGCGCATTCGCGGGCAGGTCATCCACGCTGGTCCACTTCGAACACACGAAGGCGTCGTAGGGACTCTCGCGTTTGGGTACGGCGGCCAACGTAAGGCCCTCGGGCAACTCCGTGGGTAGATCTTTCAGGCTGTGCACGGCAAGGTCGATGCGTGCATCCTGCAACGCGACTTCGAGTTCCTTGGTGAAGAGTCCCTTGCCGCCTATCTGTGCGAGCGGGGCATCGAGAATCTTGTCGCCTTTCGTGTGGATGATCTCTACCCGCACCTCCAGCCCGGGTTCCAACGCGCGTATCGCATCGGCGATGAAATTGGACTGTGTCAGAGCAAGTTTGCTGCCTCGGCTGCCTATAGTCAGCGATCGTGTCATACTGCCCGGATCTCCCTGCCTGCAATTGGTCTCATCACGGCGTCTCGCGAAGTCCGAACAGACGTTTCACCAGGTGCAGCACGGTATTCGGATCGTGATGGGCTACTTCGCGCTTCAGTTGCGTCATGGGACGCTGTAAAATCGCATTGACGATGCGTTTCGACAAATACGCAATCTCGTCGCGCTGCTTGTCCGTCAAATCCGGAAGCGAGGCAAGCGTCTTGGCGAGTTCGCGCTCGCGAATCGCGTGCAACTCCTCCGACATGGAAACGATCGTCGGCTCCGCAACCAACCCCTGATGCCACTGCCAGAAGTTGTCGACGCCCGCGTCGACAATTTCCACGCACTTCGCGATTTCCTTCCTGCGCGCCTCCAAATTGCTTTCCGTGACCTGCTGCAGACTGTCGATGTCATAGAGATACACGTTGTCGAGCTCGTTGACGCTCGGATCCACGTTGCGCGGTACCGCGATATCGATCACGAACATCGGCGCGTGCGCCCGATTACGCAAGGCTTTCTCGAAGTCGGGCTGCTTCAACAAGTAGTCTCGCGCGCCCGTAGACGTAATGATGATGTCGGCGCGGTGCAGATGGTTGTCGAGATCGCTCAAGGCAATCGGCTCGCCGTGAATGCGATCCGCAAGTTCGGCGGCCTTCTCTTGAGTGCGATTCACGAGCAACACATGCGACACGCCGCGCGAGACAAGGCTCTTGAGCGCAAGTTCGCCCATCTTGCCCGACCCGATCACCATCACGGTCTTGCCGGTGAGATTGATAAAGATAGAAACGGCAAGATCGACGGCCACACTGCCCACGGATACTTTGCCTTCGCTGATGCCGCTGCGCGACCGCACGTCTTTCGCAACGGAAAACGCGCGTTGAAACAGTTGGCTGATGATCTTGTCGGTGGACTGCTCGGCCTGGGCAATCAGATAGGCGTCGTGAACCTGTCCCAGGATTTGGCCTTCTCCCACGACCAGGCTGTCAAGACTCGACGCGACATGGAAGAGGTGACCGACGGCGTCGCGGCCATCGCGCTCGTAGAGCATCTCCGCAAACTCGCCTTCAGGGATGCCGTGCCACTCGCTGAGAAAGCCGCGAATGCGCGAGAACGAATCGTCGCATGCTTCGGGCGTATTGGCGTAAATCTCCACACGGTTGCACGTGCTGAGAATGACAACGCCGGCATCGTCCAAGTGCCTGCGCAGACGCAGAAGCGCCGCCGGCAACTGGGCTTCGGGAAAATGAAGGCGTTCCCGGAGCTCAACCGGACTCGTATGATGGCTCAATCCTGAGACCACCAGGCTCATGAAGAGGTGCTCCAGAAATTGTAGTCCTGCACGTCGAACAGCCCGAGCACAAGATACCCGGCCAGCATGATCGTAAACCCGACAAAGACAAGATAGGCGAGCCGTTGTCCGCGCAACTGTCCGCGCCTTCGCGCGTGAAACGCTGTCGAATACAACAGCACCATGAACGCAGCGCGGAAAATCTTCGGCGACAGGAACCAATAGGGGCCGAGAGCGTCGCGGTCGATGTAGGCCCAGATCATGCCAAGCACCAGCGTGATGCCAAAGAAGATGTAACCCAGCGCGATGAGAAAGTAGAGCGTCTTATCGAGTTGCTCGAGGGCAGGCAGCTTCTTCACCAGCCCCGACGTGCGTATTTGCTTCAATCCACGCGCCTGAACCACATAGGCGATGCTGGTGATACTCGCGACAAAGAACAACGCGTACGCCAGCACGGCCAATCCCACGTGCACGGCAAGGAACGCGCCGTTGAGTTCTTTCGGTTCGCTGTGGAGGTCGCTAAACGCGATGACGGCGTTCACGGTGAACAAGGCAACCAGCGGTGGCGTGTAGAGGCAGAGGATAGCGTGTTGCGCGCCCCGGTGCGCCACGATAGCCACGACAAGCGACGTAAGGACGATAAACAGGTTTAACGCGTCGGCCATTGTCGTCAAAGGCAAGCGCCCCCACGCGATCCAGCGCAAGGCGATCGTGGTGGCAAGGACGACGGACCCGATCATGACCAGCACGTGGGTCACCCGCAGAATCCGCTTGCCCCCGCTGTGCAGGTACCATCCGGCGGTGGCTGCGGACGCCACGTACAGAAAGAACGCTAGTGAGAAGGTTCCGTAAATGGCCGATGTCATGGTTCCACTCTCTCAAATTTGCTTCCGGGGACATACTTGCTTTCGGACGCTACAGAATAGCGGGCTTTGCGGGTCAATTGCCAATATGAAGAGACAGGAGAAGACGCATTGCACGAAAGCATCCGGATTGAAGACTGGCATGTAACGCCTTAAACCGTTGAATCAACTAGATGTGAAGTAAGTTCAGCGGCCTGAGTTCGAATTACCCTGAGGTTTTGCGTTAGCGTAAATGGTAAGGGCAGATAACGTATGAAGAAGTGGCGGGTATAATACATGGGCCATCGAGGGAGTCTTCCTTTGGTTGGCGAATCGTAGTGTTCGACGAGGCAGTGGAGTGGTAAGACGTGCGTAACCTATTGATTATTCTAGGATTGGCTGTGCTGGCGGTCCAAGCGGGCAGTGCTCAGGACTATGCGGACATGGTGGTCGCCCCTGCAGTGACCTCCAAAGCGGAACTTGAAGCCCAACTGAATCCCCTGCCAAAGTCAACGCTCGCCAAATACATGGAACGCATCGGCCGAACCAATACCTACGCCGAAATGGAAGGTCAAAACGCCTTCCTGCAGCAATATGCCGAGGCCGAAAAGAACTTCATGGTCGGCGCGGGGTACCCTGTCGATCAGGGTTCGGAGGATCTCTTCGGCGAGGGATTCGTCGATGGCGCGTACACCGTCCATCAAGCGGCCATTACCTCGATTGACGCGTACGCCTTGCGCCTTCACGTTGACTTGTCGCAGTTGCAGGACGGCGAAGAAGTCTGGGTAGTCGACCTGACTGGGCCGCGTGCTTTTGGGCCGTTTACGGCCGCCGACAACACCGATGATGGACGCTGGCTGCCCACGACCGAAGGCGAGTCATGCGTATTGATGGTGCGAAGCGCCACCGGGTCGCTGCCAGAGGTGCGTCTGATCGAATTCTCCCACTTTTTCAGAAGCTTCGAGCAAACCTTAAAAGCGCTTTCGTGCAATAACAACATCAATTGCGACTCCACCACCGCCGTCCAGACAGCATCGACCGGCGTTGGCATGATCGTCATACCCTCGGGATCCGGCGATTCGGCCTTGTGCACGGGCTCGCTCATAAACAACGCGGACACCGCGGCACTTGAGCCATACTTCCTTACCTCCGCTCACTGCGTACCAGAGACAGCTTCTGCAAGCGGGGTCGATATCGTGTGGGACTGGCGCTCCACGTCGTGCGCGAACTACACCCCACCCTCCTTGTCGGGTATGCCGCGCAGTAACGGAGTCAAGATGCTGGCATCCAGCGGCACCTACGACCTGACGCTCATGCAGTTGGACACGGTGCCGTCTGGAACGAACGGCAGGGCTTACCTCGGCTGGGACGTCCGC
The sequence above is a segment of the Candidatus Hydrogenedentota bacterium genome. Coding sequences within it:
- a CDS encoding cytochrome c biogenesis protein; amino-acid sequence: MTSAIYGTFSLAFFLYVASAATAGWYLHSGGKRILRVTHVLVMIGSVVLATTIALRWIAWGRLPLTTMADALNLFIVLTSLVVAIVAHRGAQHAILCLYTPPLVALFTVNAVIAFSDLHSEPKELNGAFLAVHVGLAVLAYALFFVASITSIAYVVQARGLKQIRTSGLVKKLPALEQLDKTLYFLIALGYIFFGITLVLGMIWAYIDRDALGPYWFLSPKIFRAAFMVLLYSTAFHARRRGQLRGQRLAYLVFVGFTIMLAGYLVLGLFDVQDYNFWSTSS
- the hemA gene encoding glutamyl-tRNA reductase, with translation MSLVVSGLSHHTSPVELRERLHFPEAQLPAALLRLRRHLDDAGVVILSTCNRVEIYANTPEACDDSFSRIRGFLSEWHGIPEGEFAEMLYERDGRDAVGHLFHVASSLDSLVVGEGQILGQVHDAYLIAQAEQSTDKIISQLFQRAFSVAKDVRSRSGISEGKVSVGSVAVDLAVSIFINLTGKTVMVIGSGKMGELALKSLVSRGVSHVLLVNRTQEKAAELADRIHGEPIALSDLDNHLHRADIIITSTGARDYLLKQPDFEKALRNRAHAPMFVIDIAVPRNVDPSVNELDNVYLYDIDSLQQVTESNLEARRKEIAKCVEIVDAGVDNFWQWHQGLVAEPTIVSMSEELHAIRERELAKTLASLPDLTDKQRDEIAYLSKRIVNAILQRPMTQLKREVAHHDPNTVLHLVKRLFGLRETP
- the hemC gene encoding hydroxymethylbilane synthase, with amino-acid sequence MTRSLTIGSRGSKLALTQSNFIADAIRALEPGLEVRVEIIHTKGDKILDAPLAQIGGKGLFTKELEVALQDARIDLAVHSLKDLPTELPEGLTLAAVPKRESPYDAFVCSKWTSVDDLPANARVGTSSLRRGAQLRAYRSDLEIVPIRGNVETRLRRVEEGAVDAAVLACAGLNRLALGHAVLYALDVDVMIPAPAQGALGIEARADDAKTLALLQRLTDSQTLAEVRAERACLATLEGGCQVPLGALARLNGGELELTACVCTPDGEKVLRTTERGIADEAESLGIQAAEALIANGAAAIIASVR
- a CDS encoding serine protease, with protein sequence MRNLLIILGLAVLAVQAGSAQDYADMVVAPAVTSKAELEAQLNPLPKSTLAKYMERIGRTNTYAEMEGQNAFLQQYAEAEKNFMVGAGYPVDQGSEDLFGEGFVDGAYTVHQAAITSIDAYALRLHVDLSQLQDGEEVWVVDLTGPRAFGPFTAADNTDDGRWLPTTEGESCVLMVRSATGSLPEVRLIEFSHFFRSFEQTLKALSCNNNINCDSTTAVQTASTGVGMIVIPSGSGDSALCTGSLINNADTAALEPYFLTSAHCVPETASASGVDIVWDWRSTSCANYTPPSLSGMPRSNGVKMLASSGTYDLTLMQLDTVPSGTNGRAYLGWDVRDPIVNEPIIAIHFPAGTAQRISYGTVVSIDQTFDSYQNETKVHWDDGVTEGGSSGSPLLFVNSSYRITGTLSGGPTHSCSNTTGNVDWYTSLRDFYSQIQDYLTGTTPPDPGSDPSTGCAAAKAFVDNPQVLQDLRALRDEALVKTSWGKSLVDAYYANSPKVATAVDESPSARTAFRLMAAPFAALGGLLSR